A genome region from bacterium SCSIO 12844 includes the following:
- a CDS encoding thymidylate synthase: MKQYLQFLSHIQTHGTKKSDRTGTGTTSVFGYQMRFDLNKGFPLVTTKKIHLKSVIYELLWFLKGETNVKYLQDNGVRIWNEWALDNGDLGPVYGQQWRSWHTPDGRVIDQIQEVIQLIKTKPDSRRLLVNAWNPAVLPDESISPQENVKQGKAALPPCHTLFQFYVADNKLSCMLTQRSADAFLGVPFNIASYALLTHIMAQQCDLEVGEFIFSGGDCHIYHNHQEQIQEQLNRTPYPLPKLNIKRKPQRIEDYNYEDFEILEYQHHPAIKGLVAV; the protein is encoded by the coding sequence ATGAAACAATATCTTCAATTCTTAAGCCATATTCAAACACATGGTACTAAAAAATCAGATCGCACAGGTACCGGCACAACAAGTGTTTTTGGTTATCAAATGCGCTTTGATTTAAACAAAGGATTTCCCTTAGTCACCACCAAAAAAATTCATTTAAAAAGTGTTATATATGAGCTTTTATGGTTTTTAAAAGGTGAAACTAATGTTAAATATCTTCAAGATAATGGTGTTCGTATTTGGAATGAATGGGCATTAGATAATGGAGATTTGGGACCCGTTTATGGTCAGCAATGGCGATCATGGCATACACCAGATGGGCGAGTAATTGACCAAATCCAAGAAGTCATTCAACTGATTAAAACTAAACCTGATTCTCGACGCTTACTTGTTAATGCCTGGAATCCAGCTGTTCTTCCAGATGAATCTATTTCACCACAAGAAAATGTCAAACAAGGCAAAGCAGCCCTTCCTCCTTGTCATACATTATTCCAGTTTTATGTTGCAGATAATAAGCTTTCCTGTATGTTAACTCAACGATCGGCTGATGCATTTTTAGGTGTACCATTTAATATTGCTTCTTATGCTCTATTAACACATATTATGGCACAACAATGTGATTTAGAGGTTGGTGAATTTATTTTCTCAGGTGGTGATTGTCACATATATCACAATCATCAAGAGCAAATTCAAGAACAACTAAATAGAACACCCTACCCATTACCGAAATTAAATATAAAACGTAAACCTCAACGCATTGAAGACTATAACTATGAAGATTTTGAAATACTAGAATATCAACATCACCCAGCAATTAAAGGCTTAGTTGCAGTATAA
- the serA gene encoding phosphoglycerate dehydrogenase, translated as MAHSLDKDKIKILLLENISQCAVDAFHRAGYRNIEQIKGALNEEQLIEKLQDTRILGIRSRSNLNEMILKQAPKLVAIGCFCIGTNQVSVQAAERYGIPVFNAPFSNTRSVAELVIGQMILLLRDIPKKNAQLHQGIWNKSATNSHEIRGKTLGIIGYGHIGSQVSVLAEALGLKVIFYDIVNRLPLGNANSVTSLDELLKLSDIVSLHVPETELTYNMINNEQLALMKNNAVLINASRGNVIEINALYRYLKQGKFLGVAIDVFPEEPETNQMAFNSPLIEFDHVLLTPHIGGSTIEAQENIGVEVADKLIHYSDNGSTLSSINFPQASLPIHDHGCRLLHIHVNQPGMMRQINRVCSESNINILGQYLQTTTNIGYVVMDIETDQQTALSLLAKLKAIDGTIRSRILY; from the coding sequence ATGGCCCATTCACTAGATAAAGATAAGATCAAAATTCTATTGCTTGAAAATATTAGTCAATGTGCAGTTGATGCATTCCACCGAGCTGGATATCGCAATATAGAACAAATAAAAGGTGCTTTAAACGAAGAACAATTAATAGAGAAACTACAAGATACACGTATTTTAGGTATTCGTTCACGCAGTAATTTAAATGAAATGATTTTAAAACAAGCACCTAAATTAGTTGCAATTGGTTGTTTTTGTATCGGAACAAATCAAGTGAGTGTTCAAGCTGCAGAACGATATGGAATTCCTGTTTTTAATGCTCCATTTTCTAATACACGCAGTGTTGCTGAACTTGTCATTGGACAAATGATCTTATTATTACGAGACATTCCAAAGAAAAATGCACAACTTCATCAAGGTATTTGGAATAAGTCAGCAACCAATAGTCATGAAATTCGTGGTAAAACGCTCGGTATTATTGGTTACGGTCATATTGGCTCACAAGTAAGCGTACTTGCTGAAGCATTGGGTTTAAAAGTTATCTTCTATGATATTGTTAATCGTTTGCCATTAGGTAATGCAAATTCGGTTACTTCTTTAGATGAACTATTAAAGCTCTCTGATATCGTTTCATTACATGTGCCAGAGACCGAGCTAACTTATAATATGATTAATAATGAACAGTTAGCGCTTATGAAAAATAATGCTGTTCTAATTAATGCCTCTCGCGGCAATGTTATTGAGATTAATGCCTTATATCGATATTTAAAACAAGGTAAATTTTTAGGTGTTGCTATTGATGTTTTTCCTGAAGAACCAGAAACAAATCAAATGGCATTTAATTCACCCTTAATTGAATTTGATCATGTTTTATTAACCCCACATATTGGTGGTAGTACGATAGAAGCTCAAGAGAATATTGGTGTTGAAGTTGCTGATAAACTCATCCATTATTCAGACAATGGTTCAACATTATCTTCTATAAACTTTCCTCAAGCTTCTTTACCTATTCATGATCATGGCTGTCGTTTATTACACATCCATGTCAATCAACCAGGCATGATGCGACAAATTAACCGAGTCTGCTCTGAGTCGAATATTAATATTCTTGGGCAATATTTACAAACAACTACGAATATTGGCTATGTTGTTATGGATATTGAAACTGATCAACAAACTGCTTTGAGTCTACTTGCCAAACTTAAAGCAATTGATGGTACAATTCGTTCGAGGATTTTATATTGA
- the tilS gene encoding tRNA lysidine(34) synthetase TilS, whose translation MNGIESKLTDFLKQYPTDKISIGLSGGIDSIVLLHALSKFRNQYQFTLKAIHINHSLQEKSKDWAVFCETFCQQLGIEFIAVELNDSPTEGNSIEAWARQKRYEAFENILAADQCNYLYLAHHQNDQVETFLLNLMRGSGVNGLSAMPSVRTTNHYTLIRPLLTIPRSNIEAYANHHHLKWIDDPSNDNTRFDRNFMRHEIVNKLNQRFNALNNISQSAIFCQETAQLLDQYLQNDLTSILIDEQYLDHLSLLKLDKIKQIQLIRLWIKQQNIIPPNRNKMNQFIDSIQFAKNNWQLHFNDYVLILYNDLLRLYKDIPEIPESFHIQWSGEVINLKEYDFSITKLDLHSLGIDSDKLNWQDVIIRARKANDYCRPIGRNKQNKLKIIFQEKQIPLWLRKRTPIIEYQGKIIAVGKLFGCN comes from the coding sequence TTGAATGGTATCGAATCCAAATTAACTGACTTTTTAAAACAGTACCCTACAGATAAAATTAGTATTGGCTTAAGTGGTGGTATTGATTCAATTGTTCTCTTACATGCATTAAGTAAATTTAGAAATCAATATCAATTTACACTCAAAGCAATTCATATTAACCATAGCCTACAAGAAAAATCTAAAGATTGGGCTGTATTTTGTGAGACGTTTTGTCAACAACTTGGTATCGAGTTTATTGCCGTTGAATTAAATGACTCACCTACTGAAGGAAACAGTATTGAAGCTTGGGCACGTCAAAAGCGTTATGAAGCCTTTGAAAATATATTAGCTGCTGATCAATGTAATTATTTATATCTAGCTCATCACCAAAATGATCAAGTTGAAACATTTTTGCTTAATTTAATGCGCGGTAGTGGTGTCAATGGTTTATCTGCAATGCCTAGTGTTCGTACAACTAATCATTATACTCTTATACGTCCTTTATTAACAATTCCAAGAAGTAACATTGAAGCTTACGCTAATCATCATCATTTAAAGTGGATTGATGATCCAAGCAATGATAATACTCGATTTGATCGTAATTTTATGCGCCATGAGATTGTAAATAAATTAAATCAACGTTTTAACGCACTAAATAATATCAGTCAATCTGCTATTTTTTGCCAAGAAACTGCACAACTATTAGATCAATATTTACAAAATGACCTGACATCTATTCTAATCGATGAACAATATTTAGATCACTTATCACTGCTTAAACTAGATAAAATTAAACAAATACAACTTATTCGACTTTGGATTAAACAACAAAATATAATCCCACCAAATCGAAATAAAATGAATCAATTTATTGATTCTATCCAATTTGCTAAAAATAATTGGCAGCTACATTTCAATGACTATGTATTAATTCTCTATAATGATTTACTTAGATTATATAAAGATATACCTGAGATCCCAGAATCTTTTCATATCCAATGGTCTGGTGAAGTAATTAATTTAAAAGAATATGATTTCTCGATTACAAAGTTAGATCTTCACAGCCTCGGAATTGATAGTGATAAACTCAATTGGCAAGATGTTATTATTCGGGCTCGTAAAGCTAATGATTATTGTCGTCCAATTGGTAGAAATAAACAAAATAAACTGAAAATTATTTTTCAAGAAAAACAGATCCCACTATGGCTACGCAAACGCACACCAATTATAGAGTACCAAGGCAAGATTATTGCTGTTGGTAAATTATTTGGCTGCAACTAA
- a CDS encoding sodium:solute symporter, with amino-acid sequence MLIIVVGILTFKSQKKTLNTESYFVSNKKTALFALVATLVMTELNTSTLVGFASLGYGYGSSAVSLSLVFLFGLMFYAITVAKKWKAFDAVSVTTYFDYRYNKLIGLIAKIILTLAMIGFSANYIKSLTLIFLPVFPNLNEWFVSGIFCLIMSLITIRGGLRSIIQIDIFSFLITLVIFPFLYFMSSLSVKSVSTTHSVHQMLPNSLLFSLIIITMFTYILAPWYGQKIFSAQSKKTALKAVIIASIIVAFIYALAILAAANLQKDPSIHCQPQEAIPYLIHYYLPKVFQGIAYAMLFFIAATTIVGLWNTIASVFIAHRVEEIQKTPLKYSILTTLIIAIFSYWLANVFIDQIFEKMVLMNIPISALAFSLLGGFYWKKVNSMASLVSIIFGICGGVFCYFYFGEPVYMWYWAVYVIPLSFIMGTVVTIVTSSTSKFLVAAK; translated from the coding sequence TTGTTAATTATAGTTGTTGGAATTTTAACATTTAAAAGCCAGAAAAAAACATTAAATACTGAATCATATTTTGTATCAAATAAAAAAACAGCACTTTTTGCATTGGTTGCAACTTTAGTGATGACAGAATTAAATACATCAACTCTCGTTGGCTTTGCTTCATTAGGTTATGGTTATGGTAGCTCTGCGGTTAGTTTATCACTTGTATTTCTATTTGGTTTAATGTTTTATGCGATTACAGTTGCAAAAAAATGGAAGGCATTTGATGCTGTAAGTGTAACAACATATTTTGACTATCGCTATAATAAGCTTATTGGGTTAATTGCCAAAATTATTTTAACCTTAGCAATGATCGGCTTTAGTGCAAACTATATTAAATCTTTAACATTAATCTTTTTACCTGTTTTTCCAAATTTAAATGAATGGTTTGTCAGTGGGATTTTTTGCTTAATTATGTCATTGATAACAATTAGAGGGGGATTACGTTCAATTATTCAAATTGATATTTTTAGTTTTTTAATCACCTTAGTTATCTTTCCGTTTTTATATTTTATGAGTTCTTTATCCGTTAAATCAGTTTCAACTACTCACTCTGTTCATCAAATGTTACCTAACTCATTATTATTTTCACTGATTATTATTACGATGTTTACTTATATACTTGCTCCATGGTATGGACAAAAAATATTTTCAGCACAATCTAAAAAAACAGCATTAAAAGCGGTTATTATTGCAAGTATCATTGTTGCTTTTATTTATGCATTAGCTATTTTAGCGGCTGCCAATCTTCAAAAAGACCCAAGTATTCATTGCCAACCTCAAGAAGCAATTCCTTATCTTATTCATTATTATTTACCTAAAGTTTTTCAAGGTATTGCTTATGCAATGTTATTTTTTATTGCTGCAACAACAATCGTAGGACTATGGAATACGATTGCATCGGTATTTATTGCTCATCGTGTAGAAGAAATTCAAAAAACGCCGCTTAAGTATAGTATACTTACTACATTGATTATTGCTATATTTTCTTATTGGCTAGCAAATGTGTTTATTGATCAAATTTTTGAAAAAATGGTATTAATGAATATTCCTATATCTGCATTGGCATTTTCATTATTAGGTGGATTTTATTGGAAAAAAGTCAACTCAATGGCGAGTCTAGTGAGTATTATCTTTGGTATATGTGGTGGTGTATTTTGTTATTTTTATTTTGGAGAACCTGTATATATGTGGTATTGGGCAGTATATGTAATACCATTAAGTTTTATTATGGGTACTGTTGTAACTATAGTAACTAGTAGTACATCTAAATTTTTAGTTGCAGCCAAATAA
- a CDS encoding CBS domain-containing protein, whose translation MFKEFAKLELHTLPSHTEYFHPENFTDVVTTDSPALQVFTDFHIRPPVTIDKRELVSKALEKMQSSQVKALLVIDDADDKVVGLINSAQILGMKKVQAAQDHGINQTEVTVWMLMKPMDELQVLNYRDLSNARVGHIARALHEKNLHHLLVYEVCRNEEEMLRGIFSATRISRQLGIEIGGDYASETIAEISKRI comes from the coding sequence ATGTTTAAAGAATTTGCAAAATTAGAACTTCACACACTGCCATCACATACAGAATATTTTCATCCAGAAAATTTCACTGATGTTGTAACAACTGACTCACCTGCTTTACAAGTATTTACAGACTTTCATATTCGCCCTCCTGTAACCATTGATAAAAGAGAATTAGTCTCAAAAGCACTTGAAAAAATGCAATCATCTCAAGTTAAAGCACTACTGGTTATTGATGATGCCGATGATAAAGTTGTAGGCCTAATTAACAGCGCCCAAATATTAGGCATGAAAAAAGTACAAGCCGCACAAGATCATGGTATTAACCAGACTGAAGTAACTGTCTGGATGCTAATGAAGCCTATGGATGAATTGCAAGTTTTAAACTATCGAGACCTAAGCAATGCTAGAGTTGGCCATATTGCCCGTGCTTTACATGAAAAAAACCTTCACCATTTACTTGTTTATGAAGTCTGTCGTAATGAAGAAGAAATGTTAAGAGGGATTTTTTCAGCAACTAGAATCTCTCGTCAATTAGGTATTGAAATTGGTGGTGACTATGCTTCTGAGACAATTGCTGAAATTTCTAAAAGAATATAG